The sequence below is a genomic window from Lolium perenne isolate Kyuss_39 chromosome 4, Kyuss_2.0, whole genome shotgun sequence.
TAAAAATACATGATGGGCTTGTGCGAGGATGAGAGGATTAGGGCTCACGGGACAGACCAAGGAAGCCCTGCTGCTCGAGAAAGTCGGTTACCAGCACGTACAAGTCCGCGCCGGTACCCATCGAATTAACCACGAGCAAGACGAACCAAACAATTGCGGCGCGCGTGCCCGGAAGAAAACCTAGGTAGCTAGCCTCTGCATCGTCGCTCCTTCCCCAAAGGTCGCTCGATCGATCATGTTCCCCTCCGAGTGCGTGCTCGAACGCCGCGTGCGTTCCGACGGCGACAAGGAACTTGCAGACCCGAGCCTCCCGCTCTTCATCCTAAAGTGCGAGCACAGGAAGGCCGACAGGTACGAACTCGACCCCTACGACTACAACCAGACGCTTCAGGGCATGGTCATCGGAGTGTGTCTCGCGGACGCGCCGGCGGCTGTCTCCTACCTGGTCATCCTAGGCGCCGGGGTGTACGCCCAAATCGCAGCTGTCGACAAGACCCTCATCGTCATCAAGCTCTCCTTCGCGGGCACTGGAGGCCGGTTGTCCTATCTCATCTACGACGCCGTTGCCTTGTCGCTCCGCTTGATCCCCCTGCAGCCAAGAGACCCCAATTGGGCCTATACCCTTAGCTACAACATCTCCATCGCGCGCCCATACCAGGGCGACGCCACCTACGCCCTGGTCCACACGGGTCAGCTGGCCGGCCCCGAGCCCCAGGAGGGTGATTCTCTCTAcctatggcggccctcctcgtcgtcgtcgccgccctGGTCGGAGCGCAAGCAGTGCAGCTTCCCGGAAGACTGGATCACCAACAAGATCGACATGGAGTTCTCCTTCTACGGCCAAGCCTACTGGGTGGACCTCGTGTGCGGCGTCTCCTTCTGCTGCTGCGACGCCCTCTTCGACGACAACAGCGGCCCTGCTGTCCAGTTCGGCTTCATCCCCCTGCCCTTGGAGGAGAGGGGCCACTACCGCAACCTCAAGCTGCTGGCGCAGCCTTCTGCGTACCGGACCATGGGTGTCGTCTCTGACTCCTTCATCAGGTTCGTCTCCATCGACGGCTTCATGTACCCCGTCAAACTCAAGAACCGCACCGTGACTGTGTGGAAGCTCTCCTGTGACGACCAGGACGATCCGTGGGAGTTGGAGCACGAGTTCAGCCTCAAGATGTTGTGGGGGTTCGAGGGGTTCGCCGACCTGCCCAAGGACCTCACGCCCATGTACCCCCTCCTCAGCACCAAGGACACGGACGTCATCTACTTGGCACTCGGCGAGTGCTTCGAGAGCATTTACAAGAGCTTTAGGAAGTTCATCCCGTGCAGTGCGCGCTATCTGCTCGCGATTGACATGCAGAAGAAGATCGTCACATCTGTACCTCTGGCGCACTGGATTCCTGACCAGCACGTCTCTTGCGGTTTCAGCAGGTATCTCCGTGATGCTCTAGTTGGACCCTGTAATGATGAAGGAATCCCCTCGACAAAGGACGAGCCTAGGCTCCATGGAGGAGAGGCTCCCAATCCCCAATACCCCATCCCCACCGAGAAGAAGAATAATAAGCGTAGGAGGTAGCATACCCAGGCGCTGCTCATGCAACCATATACTCCTATATTTCTCTCCGTAATTAATTTTCTGTTAAGTTACCGAGACATGCTTATCCTATGTGGACCATGTTGAATATTAATATGCACTGTAATTTAGTCTTGCTTCTAAAAAATAATATTACTCTCTCCGCCCCTTCACAATGAGTGTCAGAGGGTTTAGTTCAAATTTAAGCTAAAATCTCGAGACTGTTATAAATCCAAGAAACTAATTTTTGAGCAGTTTTGGATGTTGCAGCCAAGTTGTGCCAACTTGTGCAGTTTCTGTTAGGTGTACTATAAGTTTATCTCCGTAATGGAATCTCTCTTCCAAAAAGAGAAGCAATGGAACACTAAAACACGTGCCCAGTGAGATTTACCGTTTTCTCTTTATAATTCTCTGCATTTTGCGGTAATACGACAATTACAGGCAGTATTATTACTCTATTAAATTTGATATATGGGAGAGAGTTGTCTCATTATTCTTACATAGGTCCACACATTTGGTACCTTATAGTTTGGTTACACAAAGATACCAACAGCAGATGCTTGTTCTCCACTAAGTTCACCTCTGCATTTGACCTAAAAGAGAAATTCACTTTTGTTGATAGGACATATCATATCTTCAGCATACTCTACCCGTATTCTATCACATGTCTTTATACTCAAATAAGTACCAATATTACACCCCATCTTTACCATGCTCTATCCCAAACATTCCATTTTCCCGATGATAATCAATTGGAACATGACATCAAGCAACAATGGCCATTTCGACAGCAGCAGGAGTAGCAGCATCAGCATCACATGCTGACCAATCCTGGCCTTCCCATATCTCGGGTAAAGCCTCCTTGATGTTATGGATGCTCTCTAGGGCGTGATCCGCTCCTGGGACAAGCTCCGCCCTGCCAACCTGCAGCAAATTCAAAAGAGTTGCAGGTGTAAACATTTTCCATGAAACGTGGAAGAACAGCTAGTTTGGAATTGTTCGTGCGAAATCTTACGATTACGGTGTGGAATCCTGCGGCCTTTCCTGAAGCGATGTTCCGAGTGCTGTCATCAAAGAATATCTGCAATTTTTAAACAGCAAACTATCGGGCTGTCATTCCTGCCAGCAAGTGTTCTTGGGCGTGTACTAAAGAGGGATTTCTCATACCGTCTTCCTGGGATCAACATTCGCTATCCGGATTGCAGCTTCCATGGATTCAATAGTGGGTTTGCAGAGGATGGGGGATTTAGGTATGACATCCGAACCATTGAGATAGTCCAAGTCGGAAGCTGGTTCACGAGAGAGCGCCACATAATCCTCCTGGGAGTGGCATAGGCCATTGCTCGGCGCGGCTGGTGGATTCAGTGTCTCGAAGCATATCACGCCCTCAAAACAGTCCTCCAAACCCAGCCTGAGCAGAACCTCCTCCGCATGAACCTTGTCTGAGTTTGTGAATATCTGCAAGAGGCAAATTTTGGTTGAGGATGAATTTCTGCAACAACCTTGTCAGCAGCAAAGTATTATTCCGAATTAACTGCTAATGCAAGGTTTTATGCTTTACATTATAAGAACAAATAAACTGTGGTAGATTCGCATACTATTTTTCTCTGTGGAATGGAAAGTAGAAGGGTCCTCAAAACAGGATCAGGCTTCAGATTGTCATATGGCAGTCTACCATGAACATTTGCATGGAACTCATCATTATCAAACTCATAACCTAATGCCTGCAAAGAAGTAACAGCCATATGATAAGGGGAAAACATATGAGCGGTTCAGCCAGAAGCAAACAATAAATGAATACAATCTGCACCTTAAGACCAGCCATTGTGGTACCATATTCCCTGTAAAGTTCCAGACACATTTCTGCAATTTGGCTTTCTTCAATTTGCAGATGGCCACACATGTAATCTAGCAGCCATACTTTCAAAGTTAGTCTCTC
It includes:
- the LOC127348270 gene encoding uncharacterized protein isoform X2 — protein: MFPSECVLERRVRSDGDKELADPSLPLFILKCEHRKADRYELDPYDYNQTLQGMVIGVCLADAPAAVSYLVILGAGVYAQIAAVDKTLIVIKLSFAGTGGRLSYLIYDAVALSLRLIPLQPRDPNWAYTLSYNISIARPYQGDATYALVHTGQLAGPEPQEGDSLYLWRPSSSSSPPWSERKQCSFPEDWITNKIDMEFSFYGQAYWVDLVCGVSFCCCDALFDDNSGPAVQFGFIPLPLEERGHYRNLKLLAQPSAYRTMGVVSDSFIRTIRGSWSTSSASRCCGGSRGSPTCPRTSRPCTPSSAPRTRTSSTWHSASASRAFTRALGSSSRAVRAICSRLTCRRRSSHLYLWRTGFLTSTSLAVSAGISVML
- the LOC127291927 gene encoding uncharacterized protein C24B11.05-like, which codes for MAAIVEGPTPKYECLLFDLDDTLYHLSTGINLACRKNIQDYMCGHLQIEESQIAEMCLELYREYGTTMAGLKALGYEFDNDEFHANVHGRLPYDNLKPDPVLRTLLLSIPQRKIIFTNSDKVHAEEVLLRLGLEDCFEGVICFETLNPPAAPSNGLCHSQEDYVALSREPASDLDYLNGSDVIPKSPILCKPTIESMEAAIRIANVDPRKTIFFDDSTRNIASGKAAGFHTVIVGRAELVPGADHALESIHNIKEALPEIWEGQDWSACDADAATPAAVEMAIVA
- the LOC127348270 gene encoding uncharacterized protein isoform X1: MFPSECVLERRVRSDGDKELADPSLPLFILKCEHRKADRYELDPYDYNQTLQGMVIGVCLADAPAAVSYLVILGAGVYAQIAAVDKTLIVIKLSFAGTGGRLSYLIYDAVALSLRLIPLQPRDPNWAYTLSYNISIARPYQGDATYALVHTGQLAGPEPQEGDSLYLWRPSSSSSPPWSERKQCSFPEDWITNKIDMEFSFYGQAYWVDLVCGVSFCCCDALFDDNSGPAVQFGFIPLPLEERGHYRNLKLLAQPSAYRTMGVVSDSFIRFVSIDGFMYPVKLKNRTVTVWKLSCDDQDDPWELEHEFSLKMLWGFEGFADLPKDLTPMYPLLSTKDTDVIYLALGECFESIYKSFRKFIPCSARYLLAIDMQKKIVTSVPLAHWIPDQHVSCGFSRYLRDALVGPCNDEGIPSTKDEPRLHGGEAPNPQYPIPTEKKNNKRRR